The DNA region AGCCTTACTCGTTCGCCCACAGTTTTTTCGAAGCTCATGGCCCCTCGTTGTGCGCCACCGCCGTGCGGGTCAAGGACAGCGCCAGTGCGCTGGCCCGGGCCGTGGCTTACAAAGGCCAACCGTATCGCGGACTGGTCGGCCCCAATGAGCTGGAGCTCGCCGCGGTGCGCGCGCCGGATGGCAGTCTGATTTATCTGGTGGACCAGGACGCCGACGTCTACGGCACCGACTTCAATCTGCAGCCCGCCGCCGTGGCCAGTGGCGGCCTCAAGCGCATCGACCACATGGCCATGGCGCTGCCGGCCGACAGCCTCGACAGTTGGGTGCTGTTCTATAAAAGCCTGCTGGATTTCGAAGCCGACGATGAAGTGGTGCTGCCTGATCCGTATGGCCTGGTGAAGAGTCGGGCGCTGCGCAGCCGGGACAGTTCGATCCGCTTGCCGCTGAACATTTCCGAGAACCGTAACACCGCCATCTCACATGCGCTGTCGAGTTATCGCGGCTCCGGCGTGCATCACATCGCCTTCGATTGCGACGATATCTTTGCTGAAGTCAGCCGGGCCAAGGAGGCGGGCGTACCGTTGCTGGATATCCCGCTCAATTACTACGATGACCTCGCCGCGCGGTTCGATTTCGACGACGAATTCCTCAGCGAACTGGCCTATTACAACGTGCTCTACGACCGCGATGCCCAGGGTGGCGAGCTGTTCCATGTGTATACCGAACCGTTTGAAGGGCGGTTCTTCTTTGAGATCATCCAGCGCCAGAACGGTTACGCAGGTTACGGCGCGGCCAACGTCGCGGTGCGACTGGCGGCGATGGCAAAATCCCGCAGTGGTGCCGTACGTCAGGCAAAGTTGTAGGAAAATCGTAAACACGGGTACAAACCGCCGCCGCGCGACTTCCTTCACTGTGCGGCGCGGCCCATAATCGCCAACCTGTGCAGTGATGGCCGTGAGCCCGCAATGACGATAACTTCAGAACTCTCCGCCGCGCCCGACGAACCGATTGTCGAGCCGCGCAAGAGTCGCAAAAACAACCCGGAAAAGACCCGCGAGAACATCCTTCAAGAAGCCATTGTCGAGTTCGTCCAGCAGGGGCTTTCCGGCGCTCGCGTCGATGCGATCGCCGAGCGCATCCACACCTCCAAACGCATGATCTATTACTACTTCGGCAGTAAGGAACAGCTCTACGTCGAGGTGCTGGAGAAGCTCTACGGCGATATCCGCAGCACCGAAAACCGTCTGCACCTGACCGAACTTGCGCCGGTGGAAGCGATTCGGCGGCTGGTGGAGTTCACTTTCGACCACCATGATCGCAACGTCGACTTTGTGCGTATCGTCAGCATCGAGAACATTCACAACGCTGAATTCGTGAAGCGCTCCGATGCGATCAAGGCGATGAACAACACCATCCTCGATTCACTGGGCGAGATTTTGCGTCGCGGTGCTGAGGAAGGCGTATTCCGCGCGGGGCTCGAGCCGTTGGATGTGCATCTGCTGATCAGCTCGTTCTGTTTCTATCGCGTGTCGAACCGCCATACTTTCGGTGAGATCTTTCAGGTCGACTTGCCGGACGAAAGCATCAAGCAGCGTCATCGTGAGATGATTTGCGAGTCGGTTTTGCGGTATCTGCAGGCTTGATTCATTTTAAAAGATCGCAGCCTGCGGCAGCTCCTACAGAATGTACGCCATCCAGTGTAGGAGCTGCCGCAGGCTGCGATCTTTTGATGTTTAACCATTCATGCTCTGAAAATGCTCAAGCATCCGCTGCGCATCCGGCACCACGCCGCTGAACAACTCGAACGCCTTCACCGCCTGAAACACGGCCATGTTGCCGCCATCCAGCGTTCGGCAACCCAACGCGCGGGCGTTGCGCAGCAGTTCGGTTTCCAGCGGGAAGTAAACGATCTCCGCCACCCATAACTCACCTCGCAGCAGTTCCATCGGTACGGGCATGCCCGGCAGTTTTTTCATGCCCATGGGGGTGGTGTTCACCAGGCCGTCAGCCTGGGCCAGGGTGCTCGGCAAGTCATGGCCCGCCACAGCCCGGCCGACGCCGAAATGTTGATTGAGATTGTCCGCCAGGCTCTGGGCGCGGCTGATCTCCACGTCGAAAATGTTCAGCAGCCGTACGCCTTCACTCAGTAGGGCATGGGCCACTGCCGCGCCCGCGCCACCGGCGCCCATTTGCACGACGCGCTCAAGGGCAACGCCCTTCAAGCCACGACGGAAACCTTCGGCGAAGCCCAGGCAATCGGTGTTGTGGCCGATGCGTTTACCGTCCTTCAGCACGACCGTGTTCACCGCCCCAATGCCGCGGGCTTCTGGTGACAACTCGTCGAGCAGCGGGATGATCGTCTGCTTGCACGGAAAGGTGATGTTCAGGCCTGTGAAGTTCATCCGCTCGGCGGCCATCAACAGGTCGGGCAGGGTGTCGCTGTCGAGTTTCAACTGGTCCAGATCGATCAGGCGATAGAGGTAACGCAAACCCTGGGCATCGCCTTCATGCTCGTGCAGCGCCGGGGTGCGAGAAGCCTGGATGCCGGCGCCGATCAGTCCGGCCAGTACAGCGTTGGTCTGAGTCACGGCGTTCACCCCTTCAAACGTTGGCTGAAATGTTCCAGCGCCAGGCGATAGCCGTGGCTGCCGAAACCGGCCATCACCGCCGTGGCGATGGCCGACACAAAAGAGTGGTGGCGAAAGGGCTCGCGGGCATGAACGTTGGACAGGTGGACTTCGATCACCGGCAGTTCGCTGGCGACTAACGCATCGCGGATCGCGACTGAGGTGTGGGTCCAGGCAGCCGGGTTGATGACGATCCCGGCGCAACGCCCGCGCGCGGCGTGAATCCAGTCGAGTAGTTCGCCTTCATGATTGGTCTGGCGAAACTCCACCGCCAGGCCGAACTCTTCGGCGGCACGACCGCACATCGCTGAGATGTCGGCCAGGGTTTCGTGGCCGTAAGTCGCCGGCTCACGGGTGCCGAGCAGGTTCAAATTGGGGCCGTTGAGCACCAGAACGATAGGGGGCATCGGAGTCTCTCCACTTATTATTTTTGGCATTGGCCGAGGGTTTCAGCCTGTGGAGATAAATTGTACTAGCTGGTTAATTTGGTCAATTGAAGAGGCGACTCGCAGGGTTTTTGTGTGCGGTGATCGGACGGTTTCGGCTTTTCAGCGGGGCAGATGTTCCACTAGAAAATCGATGAACGCCCTCAATCGCAACGGCATATGGCGGGTTTGCGGGTAGAGCAGGGTGAACGGTCGCGAGCGTCCGCCATACGGCTTGAGCACTTCCACCAGCGAACCATCTGCCAGTTCGTTTTCGACGATGAAGCGATAGGTCTGAAACAATCCCGCCCCGTGTTTGGCCAGGGTCACGCCGCCCAGCACATCGTCGGAACAACTGAGATTGCCCTCGGCCAGAATCTCCCGGTGCACGCCATTGTCGTTGAACAGCCAGGCAATCCGTCGACCGCTGCTGGGCAATTCGTACTGGATGCACTCGTGCTGTTTAAGATCATCCAGCGTGTGTGGAATGCCCGCGTGCTTGAGGTAGTCAGGACTGGCAATCATCACCAGCGCGGCGTCTTCCAACTGTCGGGCGATCAGGCCGGAATCCGGAATCGCCCGCACGCGGATCGCCATGTCATAGCCTTCGCCGACGAAATCGATGTTGCGATTGCTGATGTGCGACTCGACCTTCACCGCCGGAAAGCGAGCCCGAAATGCCGGCAACAACGGCAAAATCCGGTGATGGGCATAGGTGGTGGGAATGCTGATGCGCAAGGTGCCAGACGGCTGTTGCTGCTGACCCATGACCTCACGCTGGGCCTCGACCAGTTGTGCCAGCGCCTGGCGACATTCCTCGTAGTAACGTCGACCACTGTCGGTCAGTTTGACGCTGCGGGTGGTGCGGGCGAACAACCGCACGCCCAGGCGTTCTTCCATGCGCGACACTGAGCGGCTCACGGCTGCGGGCGTCACGCCAGCCACCAGCGCGGCGGCGGTAAAACTGCCGGCTTCGGCGGCCAGACAAAACAGTTCGATGCTGCCCAGCTGAAGATCGTCGAATTGTCGCTGCATGATTGATTACACCGGGGATCAAATGAAGTGTGTGAGTCAGTATTTATCAGATGCCTGCACACAGATACAGAGAGTTGGTGATGAGCAGCGGCAAGCACTAAGCCTTTCTTAATCAGCAAACAGGAGAACCAGCATGCCTTTCGTCAGCGTACGTATTACCCGCGATGGTGTGACCCGGGAGCAGAAGGCCCAGGTCATCGCTGAAATCACCGACACCTTGCAGCGAGTCCTCGGTAAGCCTCCGGAGCTGACCCACATTGTGATCGAGGAAGTCGACACGGATAACTGGGGGTATGCGGGCATCACCACCACCGAGTATCGAAAAAACCAGTCGGGTTGATTCCCTGACAAGCCAAGACAGCCGTCCTCGGGACGGCTTTTTGTAGGCACGAGGAAAGGATTGCTTACCATTTTGCGGTGTTCTCCACCGGCTCGAGCCGAGCCTTGGCGCTAGTCTCAAAAGTCGCAGTGATGATTCAACACAGCGCCAGTTATCGGATTTTCCAGGGAATGTCGGGTCTTCGGGCTCATTAACCTAACGGATGGGTTAGCATGAGGTTATTCAGCTACAAAGGGTTTTCAATGGTGATCATGTTGCGCGATGAGCACTGCCCGCCGCATGCACATGTGGATGCCGGAACCTGGAGTGCGCGCTTCAAATTCAGCTTCTGGCACAACAGTGTCGAACTGTGGGACGTGGTTCCTCATTCTCGCAGGCCACCTGTGGCGGTGCTGGAAGGGTTGCGTCACGCGCTCGGACAACCCGCTCATTTGCGCCGCGCTCGGTGTATCTGGTGGGACAAGCTGCACACGGTCTGCCTCGATCATCAGATATGGGACTGGCAAACCAGCGAAGTCGTGGTGGTAAAAAGGGTCGCCAGTACGACCTGCATGATTGGCTCGGCTTGCTATGAGCCCGAGACGAACAAGACCCTACTGGCGCTGATGGGCGTTCCAGAGGGTGTGGAGATCGAACTATGAAAACGATAACAGCAAAAATGTTGGTGGATCGGCCCGTAACCGAAGCCGTGCTGGATGAAGCCATCCAGCGTGGCCAAGTGCGTCACAAAGGCGGTCTGCGGGCGACTTCGGTGACCTTTGTGGAACCGTGCCTGGCGGTCAATTTCATTGATGGCAGTGGCGTGCTGTTGCCCGTGCAGCACTATCCGGAGTTCGATGATTTCGACGTCGAGGATTTCGCAGACCTGAAAGTCGGCTTTTCCGGGACAGCCCTTTGCCACGAGGGCAAGGATCTGCAGGTCTCCATCGCCGGGATGGTTTCGGCCAGCAAGCCGCTGATGGATATGGCCGCGTCGGTCATCGCCTCGCGTAATGGTCGCCAAAGCAGCGCCGCCAAAGCAGAGGCTGCGCGGGCGAATGGCCGTAAGGGCGGGCGTCCGCGCAAGACAGATATCCCCCTTTAAGCACGCACAAAAAAGCCGTCGTGATGACGGCTGGTTTGTATCTGGCACTGGCAATTACCGGCGGGTCAACAAGACCCCGGATTCCATGTGATGGGTCCACGGGAACTGGTCGAACATTGCGCATCGGCTGATGCGATGGGTGTCGTGCAACTGGGCGATGTTGGCCGCCAGGGTTTCCGGGTTGCAGGAGATGTAGAGGATGTTGTCGAAGCGACGGGTCAGCTCGCAGGTGTCCGGATCCATGCCGGCGCGAGGCGGATCGACGAAGACGCTACCGAACTCGTAGCTCTTCAGGTCGATACCGTGCAGGCGACGGAACGGACGAACTTCGTTCAGGGCTTCGGTCAGCTCCTCGGCGGACAAGCGCACCAGGGTGACGTTATCCACAGCGTTTTCGCTGAGATTGCTCAACGCGGCATTGACCGACGCTTTGCTGATTTCGGTGGCCAGCACTTTGCGCACGCGCGTCGCGAGCGGCAAGGTGAAGTTGCCGTTGCCGCAATACAGCTCCAGCAAATCGTCGGAGCGATCGCAGAGTGAGTCGTAAGCCCAGTTGAGCATCTTCTGGTTCACGGTGCCGTTGGGCTGGGTGAACGCGCCTTCCGGCTGGCGATAGCTGAAGGTGCGACCGCCGACGTCCATCTGCTCGACCACGTAATCGTGACCGATCACTTCGCGTTTGCCCTTGGAGCGGCCGATGACGCTGACGTTCAGGTCAGCTGCCAGTTTCGACGCTGCCGCGTGCCAGTGCTCGTCCAGCGGGCGGTGATAGCACAGCGTGATCATCGCATCGCCGGCCAGGGTGGTCAGGAACTCCACCTGGAACAACTTGTGGCTAAGAGCCGCACTGGCTTGCCATGCCGCTTTCAGTTGCGGCATCAACTCGTTGATGCGCAGGCTGGCGATCGGGAATTCTTCGATCAGGATCGGCGTGCGCTTGTCTTCCTGGGAAAACATCGCGTAGTGACGCTCACCGGCTTCGCGCCACAGGCGGAATTCGGCGCGCAGGCGAAAATTCTGCAGCGGCGAGTCGAACACCGCAGGTTCTGGCGCACCGAACGGGGCCAACAGATCACGCAGGCGCGTGACCTTCTCTTCGAGCTGAACGGCGTAAGCCTTGGAATCAAAAGTCATGCGTTGAACCAACCCAACTTGATCACGAACAGAATCGACAGAATCACCAGTGCCGGGTTCAGCTCACGGCCGCGGCCGGACAGCAACTTGATCGCGGTCCAGGAGATGAAACCGAAGGCGATGCCGTTGGCGATGGAATAAGTGAACGGCATGGCCAGAGCAGTGACCACGACCGGTGCGGCGACGGTGATGTCGTCCCAGTCTATTTCGGCCAGGCCGGATGTCATCAGTACCGCGACGAACAGCAGTGCAGGCGCGGTAGCAAAGGCTGGAATGCTGGCCGCCAATGGCGAAAAAAACAGCGCCAACAGGAACAGAATCGCCACGACAACGGCGGTCAGGCCGGTGCGGCCACCGGCACTCACGCCGGCTGCGGATTCGATGTAGCTGGTAGTGGTCGAAGTGCCCAGCAGCGAACCGGCCATGGCCGCGGTACTGTCGGCGATCAGGGCGCGACCCATTTTCGGCATGTGGCCGTCCTTGCCCATCAGGCCCGCGCGCTTGGCGACGCCGATCAGGGTGCCGGAGTTGTCGAACAGATCGACGAACAGAAAGGCGAAAATCACGCTGACCAGCCCGATGTCCAGGGCGCCCTTGATGTCCAGTTGCAGGAAGGTCGGGGCCAGGGACGGCGGCATCGACATCACGCCGCCGAACGGGGTGAAACCCATCAGGATCGAAACGATGGTCACCGCCAGAATGCCAATCAGTACCGCGCCGCGCACTTTAAGCGCTTCAAGCGCCACGATCAGGGCAAAGCCGAGGGTCGCAAGGATCGGGGCCGGTTGTTTCAAATCGCCGAGGCCGACCATGGTTGCCGGGTTACTCACCACGATGCCCGCGTTATGCAGGGCGATCAGGGCCAGGAACAGACCGATACCGGCGGCAATCGCCGAACGCAGCGGCAACGGGATGCTGTTGATGATCCATTCGCGGATGCGGAAGATCGACAGCAGGAAAAACAGCACTGCCGAGATGAATACCGCACCCAGCGCCACTTGCCAGGTGTGGCCCATGTGCAGGACCACGGTGTAGGTAAAGAAGGCGTTCAGGCCCATTCCCGGGGCGAGAGCGATCGGGTAGTTGGCGATCAGGCCCATCACCGTGGAGCCGATGGCGGCTGCCAGACACGTGGCGACGAACACCGCGCCCTTGTCCATGCCGGTCTCGCCGAGGATGCTCGGGTTGACGAACAGAATGTAGGCCATGGCCAAAAAGGTCGTGACGCCCGCCAGTATCTCGGTCCGCACGTTGGTGTTGTGTGCCTTGAGTTGAAACAGCCTTTCCAGCATGTCTGCTCCCCGTGGCGCGCAAGGCGCCGTGAATGTATCGACCTCAACAGCAAAGCACAGACCGCTGCTGGCGCCTGGTAATTTTCTGAGGGTCGGAAAAAGCCGCGCATCATACCAGCAGCGTGGGGCTATGGCTGCTTATGGCTGCGATCGTCGTCGATGTTTTGCGGTAAAGCCAAGTGCGCCATACTGCGCGCTGATTTTGGGGGGGACTTATGTATTGCATGAATAAACGTCTGATTGCCGTATTTGCAATGGCGATCGCCTTGTTCCTGGGGGCACACACCGCTTCGGCTGCATCGGCGGCGCCGCTGAGTCAGGTGAAGGTACTCAAGGTCGAGTCGCCGCGCTGCGGCTTTGAAGACATTGCGCAGGGGCAAGAGCAAACCCGCTGCAATCACAGCGGACCGAACATCAAGGTCTACGTGCTGGAAGTCGGTTACGGTCGTAGCGCGCATGTTGGGCTGGATGGTTTTGAGGTGAACGGCACCCGGACCCCTATCTGTGCTTTCGATAATGGCAACCTGACTGAGTGCACCATCGGGAGAAAAACCGTCGGCTATTTGTATGTCTTCGATCTGGCAGGCAAGCAGGAAGGCACGTTCACCTTCAGCAACACGTCGATCAACGCGCCCGGCAATACGCTGTCGACGCAGCTTTACATCAAGTAACGGCCGGTTCGAACAAGGGGCAGGAAAGCTGACTACGCTTTAAAGATCATCCAGTGGACTGCGCCCATGACCTTTAGAGCTCTGATTACCCTCGCCGAGGGCATCGATGACCTGCAATCAGTGACCCTGATCGATGTGCTGCGCCGTGCCAAGGTTGAAGTGGTGGTGGCCAGCATCGAGGGACGGCGCATGCTCACCTGCGCGCGCGGCACCCGAGTGACGTCCGATGCGATGCTGGTAGACGTGCTGGCCCAGCCGTTCGATCTGATCGTCCTGCCCGGCGGTGCCGTAGGGGCGCAACATCTGGCGGCGCATCAACCCCTGCAACAATTGATCAAGGATCAGGCGGCGGCCGGGCGCCTGTTCGCCGGCATCGCCGAGGCCCCGGCGCTGGCGCTGCAAGCCTTTGGCGTACTGCGTCAGCGGCGCATGACCTGCCTGCCATCGGCCAGCCATCAACTGTTGGGGTGCAACTTCGTCGATCAACCGGTGGTGGTCGATGGCAACTGCATCACTGCACAAGGTTCAGGGGCGGCGTTGCAATTCGCCCTGACGCTGGTGGAACAACTCTGCGGCAAAGCCAGGCGAGCGGCGGTGGCGGGGGAGTTGGTGGTTTAGAGAGTGCCCCGGACAAACTGCTTCAGGCCTTCACTTCTTCCACCGGCACATGCATGCGGTCGCGGTTAGCCAGGGTCGGGAACAGTTTGATCCACGCCCCGGTCACCACCAACGTGCCAATACCGCCCATGACCACGGCCGGCACGGTGCCGAACCAGTGGGCGGTCAAGCCGGATTCAAACTCGCCCAACTGGTTCGAAGCGCCGATGAACAAACCGTTCACGGCACTGACCCGGCCGCGCATTTCGTCCGGGGTTTCCAGTTGCACGAAAGAAGCGCGGATCACCATGCTGATCATGTCCGCCGCGCCCAACACCACCAACACCGCCAGGGAAAACCAGAACGAGGTCGACAGGCCGAACGCAATGGTCGCGACGCCGAATACACCCACTGCGGTAAACATGACCCGTCCGACCTTGCGTTCCACGGCAAATCTCGCCAGGTACAGCGACATCAGCAGCGCGCCGACTGCCGGCGCTGAACGCAGCAGGCCCAAGCCCCAAGGGCCGGTCAGCAGAATGTCCTTGGCGAACACCGGCAGCAACGCCGTCGCGCCACCAAGCAGGACGGCAAACAGATCCAGAGAAATCGCCCCGAGAATGTCCGGACGACTGCGAATGAAGCGGATGCCCGCCAGCAACGAATCCAGCGTCGCCTTGCCCTTGTTCAGCGGTGTCTGCCGTGCAGGCAGGTTGAGCATCAGCAGGCAGGCGATGATGTAGAGGATCACCGTCGGGCCATAGACCCAGACGCTGCCGAAGGCGTAAAGCAACCCACCGAGGGCCGGGGCAACGATAGTCGCCGATTGCTGTGCGGATTGGGCGGCGGCGACCGCGCGGGGGAACAGCGCGCTGGGCACGATGCTCGGCAACAAGGCCTGAGTGGTCGGCATTTCGAAGGAACGGGCGGCACCAAGCAGGAACGCGAGGATGAAGATCATCTCCCGGGTGACATTGTCGGTCGCGCTACCGATGGCCAGCGACAGGGCGATCAACGCTTGCAGGGACTGACAGATTGCCGCGACCTTGCGCCGGTCATAGCGGTCCGCGACATGCCCGGTGTGCAGCATGAACAGCACTCGCGGGGCGAATTCCACCAGACCGACCAGGCCCAGGTCGAGCACATTGCCGGTCAGTTGGTAGAGGTTCCAGCCAATGGCCACCGTGAGCATCTGAAAGCCGCTGGCGGTAAACACCCGAGCCAGCCAGAACGCGATAAAAGGGCGGTGATGACGT from Pseudomonas sp. ACM7 includes:
- a CDS encoding NCS2 family permease, which translates into the protein MLERLFQLKAHNTNVRTEILAGVTTFLAMAYILFVNPSILGETGMDKGAVFVATCLAAAIGSTVMGLIANYPIALAPGMGLNAFFTYTVVLHMGHTWQVALGAVFISAVLFFLLSIFRIREWIINSIPLPLRSAIAAGIGLFLALIALHNAGIVVSNPATMVGLGDLKQPAPILATLGFALIVALEALKVRGAVLIGILAVTIVSILMGFTPFGGVMSMPPSLAPTFLQLDIKGALDIGLVSVIFAFLFVDLFDNSGTLIGVAKRAGLMGKDGHMPKMGRALIADSTAAMAGSLLGTSTTTSYIESAAGVSAGGRTGLTAVVVAILFLLALFFSPLAASIPAFATAPALLFVAVLMTSGLAEIDWDDITVAAPVVVTALAMPFTYSIANGIAFGFISWTAIKLLSGRGRELNPALVILSILFVIKLGWFNA
- a CDS encoding shikimate dehydrogenase — encoded protein: MTQTNAVLAGLIGAGIQASRTPALHEHEGDAQGLRYLYRLIDLDQLKLDSDTLPDLLMAAERMNFTGLNITFPCKQTIIPLLDELSPEARGIGAVNTVVLKDGKRIGHNTDCLGFAEGFRRGLKGVALERVVQMGAGGAGAAVAHALLSEGVRLLNIFDVEISRAQSLADNLNQHFGVGRAVAGHDLPSTLAQADGLVNTTPMGMKKLPGMPVPMELLRGELWVAEIVYFPLETELLRNARALGCRTLDGGNMAVFQAVKAFELFSGVVPDAQRMLEHFQSMNG
- the trmA gene encoding tRNA (uridine(54)-C5)-methyltransferase TrmA, producing MTFDSKAYAVQLEEKVTRLRDLLAPFGAPEPAVFDSPLQNFRLRAEFRLWREAGERHYAMFSQEDKRTPILIEEFPIASLRINELMPQLKAAWQASAALSHKLFQVEFLTTLAGDAMITLCYHRPLDEHWHAAASKLAADLNVSVIGRSKGKREVIGHDYVVEQMDVGGRTFSYRQPEGAFTQPNGTVNQKMLNWAYDSLCDRSDDLLELYCGNGNFTLPLATRVRKVLATEISKASVNAALSNLSENAVDNVTLVRLSAEELTEALNEVRPFRRLHGIDLKSYEFGSVFVDPPRAGMDPDTCELTRRFDNILYISCNPETLAANIAQLHDTHRISRCAMFDQFPWTHHMESGVLLTRR
- a CDS encoding TetR/AcrR family transcriptional regulator, whose translation is MTITSELSAAPDEPIVEPRKSRKNNPEKTRENILQEAIVEFVQQGLSGARVDAIAERIHTSKRMIYYYFGSKEQLYVEVLEKLYGDIRSTENRLHLTELAPVEAIRRLVEFTFDHHDRNVDFVRIVSIENIHNAEFVKRSDAIKAMNNTILDSLGEILRRGAEEGVFRAGLEPLDVHLLISSFCFYRVSNRHTFGEIFQVDLPDESIKQRHREMICESVLRYLQA
- the aroQ gene encoding type II 3-dehydroquinate dehydratase; translated protein: MPPIVLVLNGPNLNLLGTREPATYGHETLADISAMCGRAAEEFGLAVEFRQTNHEGELLDWIHAARGRCAGIVINPAAWTHTSVAIRDALVASELPVIEVHLSNVHAREPFRHHSFVSAIATAVMAGFGSHGYRLALEHFSQRLKG
- a CDS encoding DUF2442 domain-containing protein, giving the protein MKTITAKMLVDRPVTEAVLDEAIQRGQVRHKGGLRATSVTFVEPCLAVNFIDGSGVLLPVQHYPEFDDFDVEDFADLKVGFSGTALCHEGKDLQVSIAGMVSASKPLMDMAASVIASRNGRQSSAAKAEAARANGRKGGRPRKTDIPL
- a CDS encoding MFS transporter, with amino-acid sequence MPSQAPLLLRHHRPFIAFWLARVFTASGFQMLTVAIGWNLYQLTGNVLDLGLVGLVEFAPRVLFMLHTGHVADRYDRRKVAAICQSLQALIALSLAIGSATDNVTREMIFILAFLLGAARSFEMPTTQALLPSIVPSALFPRAVAAAQSAQQSATIVAPALGGLLYAFGSVWVYGPTVILYIIACLLMLNLPARQTPLNKGKATLDSLLAGIRFIRSRPDILGAISLDLFAVLLGGATALLPVFAKDILLTGPWGLGLLRSAPAVGALLMSLYLARFAVERKVGRVMFTAVGVFGVATIAFGLSTSFWFSLAVLVVLGAADMISMVIRASFVQLETPDEMRGRVSAVNGLFIGASNQLGEFESGLTAHWFGTVPAVVMGGIGTLVVTGAWIKLFPTLANRDRMHVPVEEVKA
- a CDS encoding 4-oxalocrotonate tautomerase family protein, which produces MPFVSVRITRDGVTREQKAQVIAEITDTLQRVLGKPPELTHIVIEEVDTDNWGYAGITTTEYRKNQSG
- a CDS encoding DJ-1 family glyoxalase III — its product is MTFRALITLAEGIDDLQSVTLIDVLRRAKVEVVVASIEGRRMLTCARGTRVTSDAMLVDVLAQPFDLIVLPGGAVGAQHLAAHQPLQQLIKDQAAAGRLFAGIAEAPALALQAFGVLRQRRMTCLPSASHQLLGCNFVDQPVVVDGNCITAQGSGAALQFALTLVEQLCGKARRAAVAGELVV
- a CDS encoding DUF4879 domain-containing protein, with amino-acid sequence MYCMNKRLIAVFAMAIALFLGAHTASAASAAPLSQVKVLKVESPRCGFEDIAQGQEQTRCNHSGPNIKVYVLEVGYGRSAHVGLDGFEVNGTRTPICAFDNGNLTECTIGRKTVGYLYVFDLAGKQEGTFTFSNTSINAPGNTLSTQLYIK
- a CDS encoding LysR family transcriptional regulator, producing the protein MQRQFDDLQLGSIELFCLAAEAGSFTAAALVAGVTPAAVSRSVSRMEERLGVRLFARTTRSVKLTDSGRRYYEECRQALAQLVEAQREVMGQQQQPSGTLRISIPTTYAHHRILPLLPAFRARFPAVKVESHISNRNIDFVGEGYDMAIRVRAIPDSGLIARQLEDAALVMIASPDYLKHAGIPHTLDDLKQHECIQYELPSSGRRIAWLFNDNGVHREILAEGNLSCSDDVLGGVTLAKHGAGLFQTYRFIVENELADGSLVEVLKPYGGRSRPFTLLYPQTRHMPLRLRAFIDFLVEHLPR